The Fulvivirga ligni genome window below encodes:
- a CDS encoding adenylate kinase: MLNIVLFGPPGAGKGTQSENLINKYNLTHISTGDLFRKHLKEGSDLGKLAQKYMDDGFLVPDEVVIGMVDDKIKNTPDVNGFIFDGFPRTVAQAKALDELMSNKGTPISGMIALEVPFEELKTRLLERGKVSGRVDDQNEEKIDNRIKVYLDETLPVSEYYKEQDKFSAIDGVGSIDGIFEKICEVVDSLSVEK, translated from the coding sequence ATGTTAAATATAGTATTATTCGGCCCTCCCGGTGCAGGAAAAGGCACGCAAAGCGAAAACTTAATTAACAAATACAACCTTACTCACATTTCTACAGGTGATTTATTTAGAAAACACCTGAAAGAAGGGTCCGATTTAGGCAAGCTTGCCCAAAAATATATGGATGACGGCTTCTTAGTCCCTGATGAAGTAGTTATCGGCATGGTTGACGACAAGATAAAAAACACACCAGACGTAAACGGCTTTATTTTCGACGGTTTCCCAAGAACTGTAGCTCAGGCTAAGGCTTTAGATGAGCTTATGAGTAATAAAGGCACCCCTATTTCTGGCATGATTGCGTTAGAAGTTCCTTTCGAAGAGCTGAAAACAAGATTATTAGAAAGAGGAAAAGTTTCTGGCCGTGTAGATGATCAGAACGAAGAAAAAATAGACAACAGAATTAAAGTTTATTTAGACGAAACTTTACCTGTTTCTGAATATTACAAAGAACAAGATAAGTTTAGCGCTATAGACGGTGTAGGTAGCATAGATGGAATCTTTGAGAAGATTTGTGAAGTGGTAGATTCATTAAGTGTAGAAAAATAA
- a CDS encoding TrkH family potassium uptake protein, protein MRFNIKLILNILGILLVFNGVFMLLCVPFSLYYRESWWHLTASGFITAAVGGLMVLGTHKNTNKELKKKDGYLIVTLGWLIMSFFGTIPYLLSESIPDLTNAFFETISGYTTTGASILNNIEGVPKGILFWRSLTQWIGGMGIIVLAVAILPILGIGGMQLFVAEAPGISPDKMKPRIKEVAKRLWFIYLGLTAAETLLLALGGMTFYDAINHSLTTMATGGFSTKNASVAYYESAYIQYVIIIFMFLAGTNFTITYFGLKGKFRKVWDNEEFRNYLYITVILSVCISFFVFSSKWEGFEKSFRDSLFQVVSVITTTGFVSADYTAWAPFLTIIFFLLMFTGASAGSTAGGIKIVRHTLLFKNSFLEMKRQLHPSAIIPVRLNGMAVSRDITYNVLAFIMIYLLVYGVGVFLLSFTGEEFDTALGAVATCLGNIGPGLGAVGPVDNFYNITPFGKWLLSFLMLLGRLELFTVLMLFNKNFWQKY, encoded by the coding sequence ATGCGTTTTAACATAAAACTAATACTGAACATACTAGGAATACTCTTAGTCTTCAACGGTGTGTTCATGCTCTTATGCGTGCCTTTCTCTCTTTATTATCGAGAAAGCTGGTGGCACCTCACCGCCTCAGGGTTTATTACTGCAGCTGTTGGAGGTCTTATGGTGCTGGGCACTCATAAAAACACTAACAAGGAGCTAAAAAAGAAAGATGGGTACTTAATCGTTACATTGGGCTGGCTCATTATGTCATTCTTTGGAACCATCCCTTACCTCCTTTCCGAATCAATTCCTGACCTTACAAATGCTTTCTTTGAAACTATTTCAGGTTATACTACTACAGGTGCGTCTATTCTAAATAACATAGAAGGGGTTCCTAAAGGCATTCTTTTCTGGAGAAGCCTTACCCAATGGATCGGCGGAATGGGAATCATCGTTTTGGCCGTTGCTATACTTCCTATATTAGGTATTGGCGGTATGCAGCTTTTTGTAGCTGAAGCTCCCGGAATTTCACCTGATAAAATGAAACCCAGAATAAAAGAAGTAGCCAAAAGGCTCTGGTTCATTTATTTGGGTTTAACCGCTGCTGAAACTTTACTCCTGGCACTAGGCGGAATGACTTTCTATGACGCCATCAACCATTCATTAACAACTATGGCTACCGGTGGCTTTTCTACAAAAAACGCCAGTGTAGCCTACTATGAGTCTGCTTACATTCAATATGTAATCATCATATTCATGTTTTTGGCTGGCACTAACTTCACCATCACCTATTTCGGGTTGAAAGGCAAGTTTAGAAAGGTGTGGGATAATGAAGAGTTTAGAAACTATCTCTATATCACGGTAATTCTATCTGTATGCATTTCTTTCTTTGTATTCTCCTCCAAATGGGAAGGCTTCGAAAAATCATTTAGAGATTCATTATTCCAAGTAGTTAGCGTAATTACCACTACTGGATTCGTTAGTGCAGATTACACGGCTTGGGCACCATTTTTAACTATAATTTTCTTTCTCCTCATGTTTACCGGCGCCTCAGCAGGTTCTACAGCAGGTGGAATAAAAATAGTAAGACACACCTTGCTCTTCAAAAACTCTTTCCTGGAAATGAAGAGACAACTACACCCATCAGCCATTATTCCTGTAAGACTAAACGGTATGGCTGTTAGTAGGGACATCACGTATAATGTCCTGGCTTTCATTATGATATATCTATTAGTATATGGTGTAGGTGTATTCCTTTTATCCTTTACCGGAGAAGAATTTGACACCGCGCTTGGTGCAGTTGCTACCTGTTTGGGTAACATAGGACCGGGGCTTGGAGCTGTAGGACCGGTGGATAATTTTTATAACATCACACCTTTCGGTAAATGGTTATTGTCATTCCTTATGTTACTGGGTAGACTAGAGCTCTTCACTGTATTGATGCTATTCAATAAGAACTTCTGGCAGAAGTATTAA
- the hpt gene encoding hypoxanthine phosphoribosyltransferase has translation MIIKDKEFVKYISAQDLTGRIKELASAINTDYEDKRPLFIAILNGSFMFAADLLKEVDVACEISFVKVASYEEMESSGNVKQLIGLNEPIFNKDVIIIEDIVDTGRTISKILDEFLSLGANSVEVITLLQKPNSNELGDKIKYIGFDIPDAFVLGYGLDYDGLGRNLKDIYQLKV, from the coding sequence ATGATTATCAAGGACAAAGAATTTGTAAAGTATATCAGTGCTCAAGACCTTACCGGCAGGATTAAAGAGCTGGCAAGTGCTATAAACACTGACTATGAAGATAAGCGCCCCTTGTTTATAGCCATACTTAATGGCTCATTCATGTTCGCGGCAGATTTGTTGAAAGAGGTAGATGTAGCTTGTGAAATCTCCTTTGTTAAGGTAGCCAGCTATGAAGAGATGGAAAGTTCTGGAAATGTAAAACAACTCATCGGCCTTAACGAACCTATCTTTAACAAAGATGTTATCATTATCGAAGACATAGTTGATACAGGTAGAACCATATCTAAGATATTAGATGAGTTTCTTTCTCTGGGAGCTAATTCTGTAGAAGTGATCACTCTTTTACAAAAACCAAACTCCAATGAATTAGGTGACAAGATCAAATATATTGGTTTTGATATCCCTGATGCGTTTGTTCTGGGCTACGGCTTAGACTATGACGGTTTGGGAAGAAACTTAAAAGACATTTATCAACTGAAGGTCTAA
- a CDS encoding M20/M25/M40 family metallo-hydrolase, whose product MELLHTLCKIHSPSGNEGPIKKFLLDYINKNKSTWKQVPEVYADDEELQDCIILKFGNPRTAVFAHVDSIGFTVRYQNQLVPIGGPDAQSGYKLVGEDNFGPIECELEVNKDHQLFYKFGRPITTGTDLTFKCEFDETEEYVTSCYMDNRLGVYNALKLAEDLTDGVIVFSTWEEHGGGSVPFLAKFIYENWKVRQALIADITWVTDGVHPGKGVVVSMRDRNIPRKAFINKILENATDSGIDFQLEVEGSGSSDGRELQTSPYPFDWCFIGAPEENVHSPYEKVHKHDISCMIDMYKYLMKVL is encoded by the coding sequence ATGGAGCTTCTTCATACCCTATGTAAAATTCACTCTCCTTCTGGAAACGAAGGACCGATTAAAAAATTTTTACTGGACTACATAAATAAAAATAAAAGCACCTGGAAACAGGTTCCTGAAGTGTATGCTGATGATGAGGAGCTCCAAGATTGTATCATCCTAAAATTTGGCAATCCTAGAACTGCAGTTTTTGCACATGTAGACTCCATCGGATTTACGGTTAGGTACCAAAACCAACTTGTGCCAATAGGTGGACCAGATGCTCAGAGTGGATACAAACTTGTAGGTGAAGACAATTTCGGCCCAATAGAATGCGAACTTGAAGTAAATAAAGATCATCAGCTCTTTTATAAGTTTGGCCGCCCTATAACTACCGGCACAGATCTCACCTTTAAATGTGAGTTTGATGAAACAGAAGAATATGTCACCTCCTGTTACATGGATAACCGCTTAGGAGTTTATAATGCGCTAAAACTAGCTGAGGACCTGACAGATGGCGTTATAGTATTTAGCACCTGGGAAGAGCATGGTGGTGGTTCAGTACCATTTCTGGCAAAATTCATCTATGAAAACTGGAAAGTAAGACAAGCTTTAATTGCTGATATAACCTGGGTTACTGACGGCGTGCATCCAGGAAAAGGTGTGGTAGTCTCTATGAGAGATAGAAACATCCCGAGAAAAGCCTTCATTAACAAAATATTAGAAAATGCCACAGACTCTGGCATCGATTTCCAGCTGGAAGTAGAAGGCAGTGGCTCCAGTGACGGCAGAGAGTTACAGACATCGCCCTACCCTTTTGACTGGTGCTTTATAGGCGCTCCGGAGGAAAATGTACACTCTCCATATGAGAAGGTTCATAAACATGACATTTCCTGTATGATTGACATGTATAAATACCTCATGAAGGTACTTTAG
- a CDS encoding gliding motility lipoprotein GldH produces the protein MTRIAFIIIIIFLGALTACDDSRVYEKNSDLENKEWIADSTKAFEFEIKDSTISYNIYYNIRNTVSYPFQNIYVQYALKDSTDKELDSQLINNNLFDAKTGKPYGDGLGDVFDHQFPILENYNFKSNGKYTVTLQQFMRRDTLPEIISAGIRVERATVD, from the coding sequence ATGACACGTATCGCATTTATCATTATAATTATTTTTCTAGGAGCCCTTACTGCATGTGATGATAGCAGGGTGTATGAAAAAAACTCAGACTTAGAAAATAAAGAATGGATAGCAGACTCAACAAAGGCATTTGAGTTTGAAATTAAAGACTCCACAATTAGCTATAATATTTACTACAATATTCGGAATACAGTTTCTTACCCATTTCAAAACATCTACGTGCAGTACGCACTTAAGGATAGTACAGATAAGGAACTGGATTCGCAGTTAATAAATAATAATCTCTTCGATGCAAAAACAGGTAAACCATATGGAGATGGCCTGGGAGATGTTTTTGATCATCAATTTCCTATTCTTGAAAATTACAATTTCAAAAGTAATGGCAAATACACTGTAACTTTACAGCAGTTTATGCGCAGAGATACATTGCCTGAAATAATTTCGGCAGGAATAAGAGTAGAAAGAGCAACTGTAGACTAA
- the upp gene encoding uracil phosphoribosyltransferase — protein sequence MLNILNNSPSAINHFLYEMRHKDIQKDRLKFRNNLKRLGMIMAYEISKSLQYEATQVTTPLSDTSIDLINSRPVIIGILRAATPFLDGFMEVFDTSDVGFIGAYRVEDGDEIEATLEYKATNSLDNKTVILVDPMLATGKSLLTSVNTLAMSGKPSHIHIAAAVAAPEGIDYISQNLKMDHTIWTAAVDEKLNEQAYIVPGLGDAGDLCFGPKL from the coding sequence ATGTTAAATATCCTCAACAACTCACCGTCCGCAATCAATCATTTTTTGTATGAAATGCGGCATAAAGATATTCAAAAGGACCGATTGAAATTCCGAAATAACTTAAAAAGGTTAGGAATGATCATGGCTTATGAAATATCTAAGAGTCTTCAATATGAAGCAACTCAGGTAACTACGCCGCTTTCTGATACAAGTATAGATCTGATTAATTCAAGGCCGGTAATCATTGGAATTTTGAGAGCCGCAACTCCATTTTTGGATGGGTTTATGGAAGTTTTTGATACTTCTGATGTTGGTTTTATTGGTGCTTATCGGGTAGAGGATGGAGATGAAATAGAAGCCACCTTAGAGTATAAAGCGACTAATTCTTTAGACAACAAAACTGTGATACTGGTGGACCCTATGTTGGCAACAGGAAAATCATTGCTAACATCAGTTAACACCCTGGCTATGAGCGGGAAGCCATCTCATATACACATTGCGGCAGCGGTTGCTGCACCGGAGGGAATTGACTATATTTCGCAGAATTTAAAAATGGATCATACTATCTGGACGGCAGCAGTAGATGAGAAGCTGAATGAACAAGCTTATATCGTTCCCGGTTTAGGTGATGCTGGTGATCTTTGTTTTGGTCCAAAATTGTAA
- the sdaAA gene encoding L-serine ammonia-lyase, iron-sulfur-dependent, subunit alpha, whose protein sequence is MAFLFTDFEGWKKYTEKHDMKLFETVLEYEEDQKGRSVSEIQAGLQRAYQVMKEAVETGLTEDMSSRSGMINNGAKKVFQHDKTVLSKEFQNLISRALAAKEVNSCMGRVVAAPTAGASGILPGTLYTLQEIHNLDDDKIIEGLLVGAGIALIIEQKASLAGAVGGCQAETGSAAAMASGAIVYCLDGSIDQIFNAVAITIQCMLGLVCDPVAGLVEVPCVVRNASAAAIANSSAQMALANLSGVIPVDECVDAMGEVGQSMESKYKETALGGLAATPTGQKISKSVLIQDIEMLPDEDSKD, encoded by the coding sequence ATGGCTTTTTTATTCACAGATTTTGAAGGTTGGAAAAAATACACCGAGAAGCATGACATGAAGCTTTTCGAAACAGTATTAGAATACGAAGAAGATCAAAAAGGAAGGTCTGTCAGTGAGATTCAGGCTGGTTTACAAAGGGCCTATCAGGTGATGAAAGAGGCCGTTGAAACAGGACTTACCGAGGATATGAGCTCCAGATCTGGCATGATCAATAACGGAGCAAAAAAGGTTTTTCAACATGACAAAACCGTACTTTCGAAAGAATTTCAAAACCTAATATCAAGAGCACTTGCTGCTAAAGAAGTAAACTCATGCATGGGCAGAGTGGTAGCCGCTCCTACTGCTGGAGCTTCAGGCATTCTACCCGGCACGCTATATACTTTACAGGAAATCCATAACCTGGATGATGACAAAATCATAGAAGGCTTACTTGTAGGAGCTGGAATAGCCTTAATCATTGAACAAAAGGCATCACTAGCCGGAGCTGTTGGTGGTTGCCAGGCAGAAACGGGAAGTGCGGCGGCTATGGCATCCGGAGCTATAGTTTATTGCCTTGACGGCTCTATCGATCAGATATTTAATGCAGTAGCCATTACCATTCAGTGTATGCTTGGCTTAGTTTGCGATCCTGTGGCAGGACTTGTAGAAGTACCTTGCGTGGTTCGAAATGCAAGTGCGGCTGCCATAGCAAACTCATCTGCTCAAATGGCTCTGGCCAACCTAAGCGGCGTGATTCCTGTGGATGAATGTGTGGATGCCATGGGTGAAGTAGGCCAAAGCATGGAAAGTAAATACAAGGAAACTGCTCTTGGAGGTTTGGCTGCTACGCCTACCGGTCAAAAGATTTCTAAATCTGTACTGATTCAAGACATAGAAATGCTGCCTGACGAAGACAGTAAAGACTAA
- a CDS encoding PSP1 domain-containing protein, which translates to MAGCSSCGSGGGKAAGCNNNGGCQTGGCNKMNVFDWLSNMDLPVVDKFDIIEVRFKGGRKDFFQNSENLELHTGDAIVVDVPNGHHIGHVSLQGELVRLQMQKKKIGQEEIRKVYRLAHQKDLEKYEEVQKREMPTLYRTRQIIDELKLDMKLSDIEYQADNSKATFYYSADDRVDFRELIKHLAGEFKIRVEMRQISLRQEAGRLGGIGSCGRELCCSTWLSDFKSVSTSAARYQNLSLNPSKLSGQCGRLKCCLNYELDTYMEALKDIPELEKPLLTEKGVAKLQKTDIFRKIMWFGYDDENTWHPIDVERVNEIIKLNSKGKKPASLQEDDVPGQGEHFSLNSDLEKMDKKFKKKSGGPKKKSGNNNRNRNKRRNNRKPSSNRNNK; encoded by the coding sequence ATGGCGGGATGTAGTTCTTGCGGATCCGGTGGTGGAAAGGCGGCAGGGTGTAACAACAATGGCGGCTGCCAAACCGGAGGCTGCAATAAAATGAATGTTTTTGACTGGTTGTCTAATATGGATTTACCAGTAGTAGATAAATTTGATATAATAGAAGTTAGGTTTAAGGGTGGTCGTAAAGACTTTTTTCAAAACTCTGAGAACCTGGAACTCCACACTGGAGATGCTATTGTAGTAGATGTGCCTAATGGTCATCATATTGGCCATGTTTCATTGCAAGGAGAGCTGGTAAGGCTTCAGATGCAAAAGAAAAAAATCGGTCAGGAAGAAATACGCAAAGTATACCGACTTGCACATCAAAAAGATCTTGAAAAGTATGAAGAGGTACAAAAAAGGGAAATGCCCACACTGTACCGAACCAGGCAAATCATAGATGAGCTTAAGCTAGACATGAAGCTGTCAGATATAGAATATCAGGCAGATAACAGCAAGGCCACCTTCTATTACTCAGCTGATGACAGAGTTGATTTTAGAGAACTCATTAAGCACTTAGCTGGTGAATTTAAAATCAGGGTAGAAATGCGACAGATCAGCCTAAGGCAGGAAGCCGGCAGGCTGGGAGGAATTGGCTCTTGCGGAAGAGAGCTATGCTGCTCTACCTGGCTCAGCGATTTCAAGAGTGTATCTACCAGTGCAGCGCGATATCAAAACCTTTCTCTTAACCCCAGTAAGCTTTCAGGCCAATGTGGTAGACTAAAATGCTGTCTCAACTATGAGCTAGACACCTACATGGAAGCCCTGAAAGACATCCCTGAGCTAGAAAAGCCCCTACTAACCGAAAAAGGTGTGGCTAAGCTTCAGAAAACGGACATTTTCAGAAAAATCATGTGGTTCGGATATGATGATGAAAACACTTGGCATCCTATTGATGTTGAAAGGGTTAATGAAATCATTAAGCTGAATAGCAAAGGAAAAAAACCAGCGTCACTGCAAGAAGATGATGTTCCCGGTCAGGGAGAGCACTTCTCGCTTAACAGTGATCTGGAAAAGATGGACAAAAAGTTCAAGAAAAAATCTGGCGGTCCTAAAAAGAAAAGCGGCAACAATAACAGAAACAGAAACAAAAGAAGGAACAACCGCAAACCAAGTAGCAATAGAAACAATAAATGA
- a CDS encoding calcium/sodium antiporter, which yields MLVEIGMLIVGLFILIVGGDLLVRGASSIALRSHISPLVVGLTIVAFGTSAPELLISIKAALDGSPDMTMGNVVGSNICNLGLVLGITAIIGPIKVQADSIKIDWPVTMGSSLLLYFVVKEDVAMIKTYEGIIFLILLIGYTVFIIRKSRRETKAKMGLEEADVDVPAPSRSLWKDIFRIALGCLGLYFGAEWFVGGAKSMATSLGVSERVIGITVLALGTSLPELVTAIVASVKKETDLALGNLMGSNIFNILSILGITSIIQDIHVSKQIIHHDMVAMLIVTLILLPMMLYKRSVGRISGAILLVLYVVYTYTVII from the coding sequence ATGCTAGTAGAAATAGGAATGCTTATAGTCGGGCTCTTCATCCTTATAGTAGGAGGAGATTTGCTAGTGAGAGGAGCCTCCAGCATAGCCTTAAGATCGCACATTTCTCCACTGGTGGTTGGGCTTACTATTGTAGCCTTTGGAACTTCAGCGCCAGAACTTCTTATAAGCATAAAAGCAGCATTAGATGGTAGCCCGGACATGACCATGGGTAATGTGGTGGGATCTAATATTTGTAATCTTGGTTTGGTTCTGGGTATCACCGCAATTATAGGTCCTATAAAAGTACAGGCTGACAGTATAAAGATTGATTGGCCTGTAACTATGGGTAGTTCACTGCTACTATACTTTGTGGTGAAGGAAGACGTAGCCATGATAAAAACTTATGAAGGAATAATATTTCTCATTCTTCTTATTGGTTACACCGTCTTTATCATTCGAAAATCTCGTAGGGAGACAAAAGCAAAAATGGGCTTGGAAGAGGCCGATGTGGATGTGCCTGCTCCCTCCAGAAGTTTGTGGAAAGATATTTTCAGAATTGCTCTAGGCTGTTTGGGATTATATTTCGGTGCAGAATGGTTTGTAGGTGGTGCCAAATCTATGGCTACTTCACTTGGTGTGAGCGAAAGGGTAATTGGCATTACTGTGTTAGCTCTGGGAACCAGCTTGCCTGAATTGGTTACAGCTATTGTGGCCTCTGTAAAAAAAGAAACAGATTTAGCCCTGGGTAATCTCATGGGGTCAAACATCTTCAACATCCTTTCTATACTCGGTATTACCAGTATCATCCAGGATATACATGTGAGTAAGCAGATCATACATCATGATATGGTAGCCATGCTCATCGTTACACTTATTTTATTACCGATGATGTTATATAAACGCTCAGTAGGTAGAATCTCAGGGGCTATATTATTAGTTTTGTACGTAGTGTACACCTATACTGTGATCATCTAA
- the trkA gene encoding Trk system potassium transporter TrkA, with product MRIIIAGAGDVGFHLAKLLAYEEQDIILIDMDGDRLRQAASSLDVGTIKGSSTSYTILEEADVANADLLIAVTASEETNLTTAIIGKHLGAKKTIARIQNVEYLLNKEKLDLQDLGIDEIISPESLAAKEIKRLLKEIALTDTFDFDEGKLSLVGVTVDENSKLKDKTLIEAAHLNPNQNFVTVAILRNNQTIIPHGHNKFIEGDHAYFIAQPDGINTVLQLSGKQKQEIKNIMILGGSKVGFHAAKRLSRKFNVKLIERDREKCHELADQLRNVMVICGDGRDVDLLQEEAIEEMDAFIAVTGNSETNIISCLVAKNNNVKKTISLVENIDYIHLSQNIGVDTMINKKLIAANFIFRYIRKGDVISLTSIHGVDAEILEFIVKAGSKITTREIKALEFPPGAIIGGVVRNGVGYTTMGDFQFRPKDRAVVLCRPECIHAVEEFFK from the coding sequence ATGAGAATAATTATTGCCGGTGCTGGTGATGTAGGTTTTCACCTGGCTAAGTTATTAGCCTATGAAGAACAAGATATCATTCTTATTGATATGGACGGGGACAGACTACGGCAAGCAGCCAGTAGCTTAGATGTGGGCACCATCAAAGGCAGCAGTACTTCCTACACCATTTTAGAGGAAGCTGATGTGGCCAATGCAGATCTTTTGATCGCTGTAACGGCCTCAGAAGAAACTAACCTTACTACAGCAATTATCGGCAAGCATTTAGGTGCAAAAAAGACAATCGCCCGAATTCAGAACGTTGAGTATCTTTTAAATAAAGAAAAACTTGACCTTCAAGATCTGGGTATTGATGAAATCATCTCTCCGGAATCTTTAGCCGCGAAGGAAATTAAGCGTTTGCTTAAGGAAATAGCCTTAACAGATACCTTTGACTTTGATGAAGGAAAATTATCATTAGTAGGTGTAACTGTAGACGAGAACAGCAAGCTCAAGGATAAAACCCTCATTGAAGCTGCGCATCTCAATCCAAATCAAAATTTTGTTACAGTAGCCATTCTGAGAAATAATCAAACCATAATTCCTCATGGCCACAACAAATTTATTGAAGGAGATCACGCCTATTTCATAGCTCAGCCAGACGGTATAAACACTGTTCTTCAGCTCTCTGGAAAACAAAAGCAGGAGATCAAAAATATTATGATCCTGGGTGGTAGCAAGGTGGGCTTTCATGCTGCCAAAAGGCTAAGCAGGAAGTTTAACGTAAAACTTATCGAGCGAGACAGGGAAAAGTGTCATGAGCTGGCAGATCAGTTAAGAAATGTAATGGTTATTTGTGGTGATGGAAGAGATGTAGATCTTTTACAGGAAGAGGCTATTGAAGAAATGGATGCATTTATTGCCGTTACGGGTAATTCTGAAACTAACATTATATCCTGTCTGGTTGCGAAAAACAATAACGTTAAAAAGACCATTTCACTAGTTGAGAATATTGATTATATACACCTCTCTCAAAATATTGGTGTAGATACCATGATCAATAAGAAGCTGATCGCTGCCAACTTTATCTTCAGATATATAAGAAAAGGTGATGTTATATCACTGACCAGTATTCACGGTGTGGACGCTGAAATCTTAGAATTTATAGTAAAAGCAGGATCTAAAATTACCACCCGAGAGATCAAAGCACTGGAGTTTCCTCCTGGAGCCATCATAGGTGGAGTGGTAAGAAATGGCGTAGGCTATACTACCATGGGAGATTTTCAATTCAGGCCGAAAGACAGAGCAGTGGTATTATGCAGACCTGAATGTATCCATGCAGTGGAAGAATTTTTCAAGTAA
- the purD gene encoding phosphoribosylamine--glycine ligase, with the protein MNILILGSGGREYTLAWKIAQSVDCDNLFVAPGNAGTGQIAKNVDINVNDFDAIASLVIDENIELVVVGPEDPLVNGIRNYFQQHEQLKNISFIGPDKTGAQLEGSKDFSKAFMEKHNVPTAKSKTFTVETLPEGLAYLDTCSMPIVLKADGLAAGKGVLICQSLQEAKDSLTTMLADKQFGAASEKVLIEEYLDGIELSVFVLTDGENYVLLPEAKDYKRIGENDTGLNTGGMGAVSPVSFADDAFLQKVKSKVINTTVAGLKKEGIDYKGFIFIGLMNVDGEPYVIEYNVRMGDPETQVVFPRIKNDIVDLFTAAAEGNLKNYKLEIADEYATTVVLVAGGYPGSYAKGNEITGLADTNDALVIHAGTKQDDYKVLTNGGRVIAVTGMANTLEEALKKSYTAVNQIKWQDMYFRKDIGKDILALRID; encoded by the coding sequence ATGAACATACTAATTCTTGGTAGCGGTGGAAGAGAATATACACTAGCTTGGAAAATAGCTCAAAGTGTAGACTGTGATAATCTGTTTGTGGCTCCTGGCAATGCAGGTACAGGACAAATAGCCAAAAACGTAGATATAAATGTAAATGATTTTGATGCTATTGCCTCTTTGGTAATAGATGAAAATATAGAGCTGGTTGTAGTAGGCCCTGAAGACCCATTAGTAAATGGTATCAGAAACTATTTTCAACAACATGAGCAACTCAAAAATATATCCTTCATTGGCCCTGATAAAACAGGAGCTCAACTAGAAGGGAGTAAAGATTTCTCTAAAGCTTTCATGGAAAAGCATAATGTGCCGACAGCAAAATCTAAAACTTTTACTGTAGAGACATTACCTGAAGGCCTGGCCTATCTGGATACTTGCAGCATGCCAATAGTTTTAAAGGCGGATGGCCTGGCTGCAGGAAAAGGAGTGCTTATTTGCCAAAGCCTACAAGAGGCTAAAGACTCACTAACCACCATGCTGGCCGACAAGCAATTTGGAGCGGCGAGTGAGAAAGTACTTATAGAAGAGTATTTAGATGGTATAGAACTTTCTGTGTTTGTACTTACTGACGGTGAAAATTATGTTCTTCTACCTGAAGCTAAAGATTATAAAAGAATTGGTGAAAACGACACTGGCCTTAATACAGGTGGAATGGGAGCTGTATCACCAGTGAGCTTTGCTGATGATGCATTTCTTCAGAAAGTAAAATCTAAGGTGATTAATACTACAGTTGCTGGACTTAAAAAAGAAGGAATAGACTATAAAGGTTTCATCTTTATCGGCCTGATGAATGTAGACGGTGAACCTTATGTTATTGAATATAATGTAAGAATGGGTGATCCTGAAACTCAAGTAGTGTTCCCTAGAATTAAAAATGACATAGTTGACCTGTTTACAGCGGCAGCAGAAGGCAACCTCAAAAATTATAAGCTGGAGATTGCTGATGAGTATGCTACCACAGTAGTTTTAGTGGCAGGTGGATATCCTGGCAGCTATGCAAAAGGTAATGAAATAACCGGATTGGCTGACACTAATGATGCTTTGGTGATTCATGCTGGCACTAAGCAAGATGACTATAAAGTGCTTACTAACGGTGGCCGTGTAATAGCTGTGACCGGTATGGCAAATACCCTTGAGGAAGCCCTAAAAAAATCGTACACTGCTGTAAATCAGATCAAATGGCAGGATATGTACTTCAGAAAAGACATTGGAAAAGATATTTTAGCCCTACGAATAGATTAG